The DNA region TATCGCCTCTATAGCTTGGAAGTTTTACTCCATTAATCTCTTCAAAATCACTACTTCTTGGTTTTGCAAACTGTCCTGCGATACGCCCTACTTTGACAATTGGAAAACTCCCTGCAAATGTTAAAACAGCCGACATTTGTAAAATTACCTTAAACATATTTTTTATATTATCAGCTCTATAGTTTGCAAAACTCTCAGCACAATCTCCGCCTTGAAGCAAAAAGCTTTTTCCTAAACTAGCACTTGCAAGTTCTTTTTTAAGACTTCTTACCTCTCCTGCAAAAACAAGTGGAGGAAGTGTTGCTAAGCGAATTTCGGTATTTTTAAGTTCATCTAAATTACTATAAATAGGCTGCTGTTTAATAGGTAAACTCCGCCAACTATCTTTATTCCATTTCATATTTTTCCTCACTTAAAATTTATAAATTTATCCATTTTATCTTAAAAACCTAAATTCAAAGTTGATTTTAAAGAAAAAATTATAAAATAATGATAAATTTTAAACTTTATTTCGGAGAGTTAATGAAAACAGAGACTAATATAGGTTTTGTTGCAGGAATTTCTACATTTGTTATGTGGGGTCTTTTTCCTTTATATTTCAAGCTTTTACAAAATGTAAGTGCAGTAGAAATTTTAGCCCATAGAATATTTTGGTCTTTTGTTTTTGTATTTTTTTTTATACTTTTTTCAAAGAAAATTAGCAGTTTAAAAAAATATATATTAAATAAAAAAGTAGTTCTAACACTAACTATTAGTGGAATTTTTGTTAGTCTTAACTGGGGAATTTACATATATGCAGTAAATTCTAATCAAATTTTAGAAGCAAGTTTAGGGTATTTCATCAACCCTTTAATGTATATAATCTTAGGTATGATTTTCTTTAGAGAAATTCCTTCAAATTTAGGAAAAATAGCAATTTTTATAGTATTTTTAGCTATTTTAATACAAGTAATATCCCTTGGAAAACTTCCTTTTATCTCACTTATTTTACCAACATTATTTGCCTTATATGGATTAATCAAAAAAAAATTAAATATTGGCTCACTTGAAGGACTTTTTATAGAGACATTTTTACTTTCAATTTTAGCATTTTGCTATATTTTAATAATACAAAATAATGCAACCGGACACTTTGGTTTTGGCAAAACTGGGTTTCTTTTAGCACTTTCAGGTTGCGTGACAGTTTTACCACTTATAACATTTAATATTGCCGCAGTAAGATTAAAATTTTCAACCATAGGCTTTTTACAATATATTTCACCAACAATGACAACAATGCTTGCTATTTTTTTATATAAAGAAGATTTTAGCATTTATAAACTAATAAGCTTTGTTTTAATATGGATAAGTATAGCTTTAGTTACAATTGATAGCTATAAAAATAAAAAAGAAGAAAAATAATGAAAAATTTAGGTTTAATTTTAGGAATTTTATCCTTTTTTATGTGGGGAGCTTTTCCTGTTTATTTTAAGTATTTATCACACATTTCAGCATTTGAAATTTTAGCAAATAGAATACTTTGGTATTTTATATTTGTCTTTTTTGTCCTTTTGTTTTGTAAAAAACTAAGAAGCTTAAAAAGATATCTACTTGATAAAAAACTATTTTTAAAAT from Campylobacter ureolyticus includes:
- the rarD gene encoding EamA family transporter RarD; protein product: MKTETNIGFVAGISTFVMWGLFPLYFKLLQNVSAVEILAHRIFWSFVFVFFFILFSKKISSLKKYILNKKVVLTLTISGIFVSLNWGIYIYAVNSNQILEASLGYFINPLMYIILGMIFFREIPSNLGKIAIFIVFLAILIQVISLGKLPFISLILPTLFALYGLIKKKLNIGSLEGLFIETFLLSILAFCYILIIQNNATGHFGFGKTGFLLALSGCVTVLPLITFNIAAVRLKFSTIGFLQYISPTMTTMLAIFLYKEDFSIYKLISFVLIWISIALVTIDSYKNKKEEK